CATCTCCACGCGGGAGAGGTAGACGTTCCGGCCGGCGATGTCGGTGTCCGGGCGGGCCAGGTACACGTACTCGAAGACACAGCCCTTGGGCTTCGCTTCCGCGAATCGGGAGCTGCGCAGGCCGTTCTCGTCGATGGCGACGAACTCGCCCGGCTCGATCTCGCGGACGTAGGCGGCGCCGCAGATGTCGAGGGCGGCGGACTCGGATGCGATGACCCAGCCGCGCTCCAGACGGCCGAGGACCAGCGGGCGGATGCCCTGCGGGTCGCGGGCCGCGTAGAGGGTGTTCTCGTCCATGAAGACGAGGCTGAAGGCGCCGCGCACCTGCGGAAGGACCTGGCCGGCCGCCTCCTCGATGGTCAGCGGCTTGCCGTCCTCGTCGACCTGGGCCGCGAGGAGCGCGGTGAGCAGGTCGGTGTCGTTGGTGGCCGCGACGCGCGGAGTGCGGCCGCCCTCCTGCTTGGGCAGGTCGGCGACCATCTCGGCGAGCTGGGCGGTGTTGACGAGGTTGCCGTTGTGGCCGAGCGCGATCGAGCCGTGCGCGGTGGCGCGGAACGTCGGCTGGGCGTTCTCCCACACGGAGGCGCCGGTGGTCGAGTAGCGGGCGTGACCGACCGCGATGTGACCCTGGAGCGAACCGAGTGAGGTTTCGTCGAAGACCTGGGAGACCAGGCCCATGTCCTTGAAGACGAGGATCTGTGAGCCGTTGCTGACCGCGATTCCTGCGGATTCCTGGCCTCGATGCTGGAGGGCGTAGAGCCCGAAGTACGTGAGCTTGGCGACCTCTTCGCCCGGAGCCCAGACACCGAAGACGCCGCAAGCGTCCTGGGGGCCCTTCTCACCGGGGAGCAGGTCGTGGTTGAGTCGTCCGTCACCACGTGGCACGCAATCGAGTGTAGGCGAGGTCGACCACTGGTCCGAATTGGGGATACCGGACTTTTCAGTGGATCACTACTCGGCGACGGCTCGCACACTCGTGCCGTTTCCGCTGGTCAGCGTCAGAGTTTGGTGATCAACTCCGTACTTCAGCTTCCCGTCGAAAAGCCGCAGCAGGGCCTTCTCGTCGGACATGAGTGAGTCTTCGCACATCATTCGGGTCGTGGACGGGGGGCCGAGGGTGATATGGCCGTCGCGGACGGTGGCCTTGGCGTTGACCTTGTTGCAGCCGAGGCTGCCGGAGACGGTGCCCTTCTTCTCGTCGAAGGTGAGGTGGGCACGGCCGTCGGTCCGCGGGGTCGTGACGGTCCACTTGGTGCCGCTCAGCGGGGCGTCCTCGGCCTCGGTCAGGCGGACGGTGTCCCCCTGGCCGGTGGTGAGGGTGAGGCGGTCGCCGTCCACCCGGGCCTTGATCTCCCGGTCGGAGAGGATGCGGGCGAGGGCCTCCTCGAACTCCATGGGTATGTTCTCGCAGCCCATCTCCGTGGACATGGTCTTGCTGAGCCGGATGCGGTCGCCGTCGACGGTGGCGTCGGCGCCGAATTTGTTGCAGCCGAAGCTGCCCTCGGCCCGGCCCTTGTCGATGGTCACGTGGGCGCCGGCCGGGGCCTTGTGGGTCCTGCCGTCCGTGGTGACGCTGTCCACGCTCCACCGCACGCCCGTCACCGGCTTCCCGGCACCGACCGAACCGCTGCCGTCGTCCGCCTTCTCGTTGCCGCAGGCCGCCATGAGCGGGATGAGCATGGCGGCGGCCATCAGGGTCA
This region of Streptomyces caelestis genomic DNA includes:
- the purF gene encoding amidophosphoribosyltransferase — its product is MPRGDGRLNHDLLPGEKGPQDACGVFGVWAPGEEVAKLTYFGLYALQHRGQESAGIAVSNGSQILVFKDMGLVSQVFDETSLGSLQGHIAVGHARYSTTGASVWENAQPTFRATAHGSIALGHNGNLVNTAQLAEMVADLPKQEGGRTPRVAATNDTDLLTALLAAQVDEDGKPLTIEEAAGQVLPQVRGAFSLVFMDENTLYAARDPQGIRPLVLGRLERGWVIASESAALDICGAAYVREIEPGEFVAIDENGLRSSRFAEAKPKGCVFEYVYLARPDTDIAGRNVYLSRVEMGRKLAKEAPVEADLVIATPESGTPAAIGYAEASGIPFGAGLVKNAYVGRTFIQPSQTIRQLGIRLKLNPLKEVIKGKRLVVVDDSIVRGNTQRALVRMLREAGAAEVHIRISSPPVKWPCFFGIDFATRAELIANGMTIEEIGTSLGADSLAYISIDGMIEATTIAKPNLCRACFDGEYPMELPDPELLGKQLLETELAAGPAATAASDAIRRP
- a CDS encoding META domain-containing protein translates to MDRQKQRMTLMAAAMLIPLMAACGNEKADDGSGSVGAGKPVTGVRWSVDSVTTDGRTHKAPAGAHVTIDKGRAEGSFGCNKFGADATVDGDRIRLSKTMSTEMGCENIPMEFEEALARILSDREIKARVDGDRLTLTTGQGDTVRLTEAEDAPLSGTKWTVTTPRTDGRAHLTFDEKKGTVSGSLGCNKVNAKATVRDGHITLGPPSTTRMMCEDSLMSDEKALLRLFDGKLKYGVDHQTLTLTSGNGTSVRAVAE